One region of Candidatus Bathyarchaeia archaeon genomic DNA includes:
- the radA gene encoding DNA repair and recombination protein RadA — translation MVVEEQHEEEKPAEEKYERLEDLPGVGPATAQKLRELGFNTVESMATAAIKELEPAGISEKKALDIIRAARSTLALTFMRADELMKIRQSVMRLTTGSKAIDEIIAGGLETQTITEFYGEYGTGKSQLCHQMCVNVQLPNERGGLNGGALYIDTENTFRTERIIQMAQHMGLNPEDVIKRIIFAEAYTSDHQMFLLENADKIVKENNIRLIVIDSLTAHFRSEYLGREMLAERQQKLNKHMHRLIRLARAFNAVAAVTNQVMAKPDVFFGDAVHPVGGHIVAHTSHTRVYLRKSSRGPLRIARLVSSPYLPEGERVFKITENGVEDTSEEDQQGRR, via the coding sequence ATGGTTGTTGAAGAACAACACGAAGAGGAGAAACCTGCAGAGGAAAAATACGAACGACTGGAAGACCTACCAGGTGTTGGACCAGCTACAGCCCAAAAACTGCGCGAACTCGGCTTCAACACCGTTGAATCCATGGCAACCGCAGCCATCAAAGAACTCGAACCTGCAGGCATAAGCGAAAAAAAAGCCCTAGACATCATACGCGCCGCTAGGTCAACTTTAGCGCTCACTTTTATGCGTGCCGATGAACTGATGAAAATACGCCAAAGCGTCATGCGCCTCACCACAGGCAGCAAAGCAATAGACGAGATAATAGCAGGCGGCTTAGAAACACAAACCATAACCGAATTTTACGGCGAATACGGAACCGGCAAAAGCCAACTCTGCCACCAAATGTGCGTCAACGTCCAGCTGCCCAACGAACGCGGCGGACTGAACGGAGGCGCATTATACATCGACACCGAAAATACGTTCCGAACCGAACGCATTATCCAAATGGCACAACATATGGGATTAAACCCAGAAGACGTGATCAAACGAATCATATTCGCAGAGGCCTACACCTCAGATCATCAAATGTTTCTTTTGGAAAACGCTGACAAAATCGTCAAAGAAAACAACATCCGCCTCATAGTCATCGACTCCTTAACTGCCCACTTCCGCAGCGAGTACCTAGGTAGAGAAATGTTAGCTGAGAGGCAGCAGAAACTCAACAAACACATGCATAGACTAATCCGCCTAGCCCGAGCCTTCAACGCAGTCGCCGCCGTGACCAACCAAGTCATGGCTAAACCCGATGTCTTCTTCGGCGACGCAGTTCACCCAGTAGGCGGACATATCGTAGCCCACACTAGTCACACACGCGTGTACCTGCGCAAATCATCTCGCGGGCCACTCCGCATCGCTCGGCTCGTATCGAGTCCCTACCTCCCCGAGGGCGAAAGAGTTTTCAAGATAACTGAGAATGGTGTAGAAGACACATCTGAAGAGGATCAGCAGGGAAGACGATAA